A window from Peromyscus eremicus chromosome 5, PerEre_H2_v1, whole genome shotgun sequence encodes these proteins:
- the Drc7 gene encoding dynein regulatory complex subunit 7, which translates to MEVLREKVEEEEAAEREEAAERAERAEKMERMSKPAEVSKEETIMTEDELRDLDKRLKAIEPPIPAEYPIINKALIDVTKLPPSYTTNSPKEEHLLLVADNFSRQYSHLCPDRVPLFLHPLNECNVLKFVSTTLRPTLMPYPELYNWDTCSQFVSDFLTMVPLLDPLKPPTHLYSSTTVLKYQKGNCFDFSTLLCSMLIGSGYDAYCVNGYGSLDLCLMDLTREVCPLTVKAKEAVKMAEKTIPKKYAIKPPRDLTSRFELEQEEKRLQEIKDLEEKRLREEEERLLEEEKSKPDPLHGLRVHAWVLVLAGKREVPESFFIDPLTARSYSTKDEHFLGIESLWNHKNYWINMQDCWNCCKDLVFDLGDPVRWEYMLLGTDKPHLSMADEDDEGLDDDDDIDDLAKEEEEKSFDMPPSWVAQIEITPEEFETRCPSGKKVIQYKKAQLEKWAPYLNSNGLVCRLTTYEDLQCTKVLEIKEWYQNREDMLELKHINKTTGLQVDYFKPGHPQALRVHSYKSMLPEMDRVMEFYEKIRVDGLIKREETPLTMTECYQGRSDFLSYRHINFGPRVKKLTQNSAESNPRPMVKITERFFRNPAKPADEDVAERVFLILEERIQLRYHCRDDYITSSKREFLRRTEVDSKGNKIIMTPDMCISFEVEPMEHTKKLLYQYETMIHLKNEEKLSRHQAWESELEVLEILKLREEEEEAHTLTVSIYDTKRNEKSKEYREAMERVLHEEHLRQVEAQLDYLAPFLAQLPPGEKLTRWQAVRLKDECLSDFKQRLIDKANLIQARFEKETQELQKKQQWYQENQVTLTSEDEDLYLSYCSQAMFRIRILEQRLNRHKELAPLKYLALEEKLYKDPRLVDFVKGFV; encoded by the exons ATGGAGGTCCTGAGAGAGaaagtagaggaggaggaggcggctgAGCGTGAGGAAGCAGCTGAACGGGCAGAACgggctgaaaagatggagagGATGTCGAAGCCCGCCGAAGTGAGCAAGGAGGAAACCATCATGACAGAGGATGAGCTTCGAGACCTGGATAAGAGGCTCAAGGCCATCGAGCCCCCCATTCCAGCTGAGTACCC GATCATAAACAAGGCCCTCATTGACGTGACCAAGCTGCCTCCTTCCTACACTACCAACTCGCCCAAGGAGGAGCACCTGCTGCTGGTGGCCGACAACTTCTCCCGTCAGTACAGCCACCTGTGCCCGGACCGCGTGCCTCTCTTCTTGCACCCGCTAAACGAGTGCAATGTGCTT AAGTTCGTGAGCACCACCCTGAGGCCCACACTGATGCCCTACCCGGAACTCTACAACTGGGACACCTGCTCCCAGTTTGTGTCTGACTTCCTTACCATGGTCCCTCTGCTTGACCCGCTCAAGCCG CCCACACATCTGTACTCCTCGACCACTGTGCTCAAGTACCAGAAGGGGAACTGCTTCGACTTCAGCACCCTGCTCTGCTCCATGCTCATTGGCTCTGGCTATGACGCCTACTGCGTCAATGGCTATGGCTCCCTGGATCTGTGCCTCATGGACCTGACAAGGGAAGTGTGTCCGCTCACCGTAAAGGCCAAAGAG GCAGTCAAGATGGCAGAGAAGACGATTCCTAAGAAGTACGCCATCAAGCCGCCCCGGGACCTGACCAGCAGGTTTGAGCTGGAGCAGGAGGAAAAGAGATTGCAGGAGATCAAGGACCTGGAAGAGAAGCGgctcagggaggaggaagagcgCCTCCTG gaggaagagaagtCGAAGCCCGACCCCCTGCATGGCCTGCGGGTGCATGCCTGGGTCCTGGTGCTGGCCGGGAAGCGTGAGGTGCCTGAGAGCTTCTTCATCGACCCGCTGACAGCACGCAGCTACAGCACCAAGGATGAGCACTTCCTGGGCATCGAGAGCCTCTGGAACCACAAGAACTACTGGATCAACATGCAGGACTGTTGGAACTGCTGCAAG GACTTGGTCTTTGACCTGGGAGACCCAGTGAGATGGGAGTATATGCTCTTGGGGACCGATAAGCCTCACCTGTCCATGGCTGACGAGGATGACGAAGggctggatgatgatgatgatatagaCGACCTG gccaaagaggaggaggagaagagctTCGACATGCCGCCTTCATGGGTCGCCCAGATTGAGATCACCCCGGAAG AGTTTGAGACCCGTTGCCCCAGTGGAAAGAAGGTGATACAGTACAAGAAGGCACAGCTCGAGAAGTGGGCCCCGTACCTCAACAGCAACGGCCTGGTGTGCCGCCTCACCACCTACGAAGACCTGCAGT GTACAAAGGTTCTGGAGATCAAGGAATGGTACCAGAACCGTGAGGACATGCTTGAGCTGAAGCACATAAACAAGACCACAGGCCTGCAGGTGGACTACTTCAAGCCGGGCCATCCCCAAGCTCTGCGTG TGCACTCATACAAGTCTATGCTGCCTGAGATGGACCGCGTCATGGAGTTCTATGAAAAGATCCGTGTGGATGGCCTGATAAAGCGGGAGGAGACGCCCCTGACAATGACAGAGTGCTATCAGGGGCGCTCAGACTTCCTCTCCTATCGCCACATCAATTTTGGACCCAGAGTCAAGAAGCTCACCCAGAACAGCGCAGAGTCCAACCCGAGGCCCATGGTG AAAATCACAGAGCGGTTCTTCCGCAACCCAGCAAAGCCTGCAGATGAGGACGTGGCAGAGCGTGTGTTTCTGATCCTGGAGGAGCGCATTCAGCTTCGCTACCACTGCCGAGATGACTACATTACCTCATCCAAGCGTGAGTTCCTGCGGCGCACGGAGGTCGACAGCAAAGGCAACAAGATCATCATGACGCCGGACATGTGCATCAGCTTCGAG GTGGAGCCAATGGAGCACACCAAGAAACTTCTCTACCAGTATGAGACCATGATTCACctgaagaatgaagaaaaactGTCCCGACATCaggcctgggagtcagagctggaG GTGTTGGAGATCCTGAAGcttagggaagaggaggaggaggcacacACGCTGACCGTCTCCATCTATGACACCAAGCGCAACGAGAAGAGCAAAGAGTATCGGGAGGCCATG GAGCGTGTCCTGCATGAAGAGCACCTGCGGCAAGTGGAGGCCCAGCTGGACTACCTGGCCCCGTTCCTGGCACAGCTCCCTCCGGGCGAGAAGCTAACACGCTGGCAGGCTGTGCGCCTCAAGGACGAGTGTCTCAGCGACTTCAAGCAGCGCCTCATCGACAAGGCTAACCTCATCCAGGCACGCTTTGAGAAG GAGACTCAGGAACTGCAGAAGAAGCAGCAGTGGTACCAGGAGAACCAGGTGACCCTGACGTCTGAGGACGAAGACCTGTacctgagctactgttctcaggcCATGTTCCGTATCCGCATCTTGGAACAGCGGCTCAATCG GCACAAGGAGCTGGCTCCGCTGAAGTACCTGGCGCTGGAGGAAAAGCTCTACAAGGACCCACGCCTGGTAGACTTCGTGAAAGGCTTTGTTTGA